One Bemisia tabaci chromosome 7, PGI_BMITA_v3 DNA window includes the following coding sequences:
- the LOC140225052 gene encoding uncharacterized protein — MSPPSEREQRICAQKNDHPRVKSLFSANRSVKIDTEFIMPDSDLVFCGQNLTLIERLLKIGASISYTNGQVKGGTLAHYAVQRKLFSLIPALKRSGVNLSEAQSDGRAPLRIAVSQGNLEMVKVLLDNGADPNAQTPDGFSALHLAVEKWFSDAVAVLSGNGADVNATDKRGRTPLALAAEANNVDCVEILMRSGTISGAVVTEILFNAVERNAFKLVQKLLEGGASANQKYPLKTPHQFEPLGYYIKMGIYHEDPVEATPIHFAYACADEEMVKLLLDYGADPNVEFGGSFDTPIKIAIVRRKASLMRLLLKIGGTIRDRGYLLHLAMLKGSCDAVEVLLENGCDVNFQDAGDYKLLRAAFIFQDENCLEMIMKYGVSLSFSELVALNFLHCVFLEKILSYYLADLEEPAESEVRTFFESIDLPDWDWSRYSTREEGDEAKMDYQRAARTSVKVFVRHLVKLKVLGKKINEDLIPASLSGYFKLGTFQAKCEHELKRIKETVVRKNAVSYHDPLTKDLHSVCRCLGNEKLRRKLHFHDYHSEFPLYGRIISCRVKLGSWRREFFIGGMKAFNRLVIRLPKLPRELKEDILQFLSIQDLIRLRLLFPS; from the coding sequence ATGTCGCCCCCCTCCGAAAGGGAACAACGCATCTGTGCTCAAAAAAACGATCACCCCCGCGTAAAAAGTCTTTTTTCAGCAAATCGAAGTGTAAAGATCGACACTGAGTTCATAATGCCTGATTCAGATCTAGTTTTCTGCGGACAAAATCTGACTTTGATCGAAAGGCTACTCAAAATTGGAGCGAGCATCAGTTATACAAACGGACAGGTGAAGGGTGGTACATTGGCACATTACGCCGTGCAACGGAAGTTATTTTCTTTGATCCCTGCATTGAAAAGATCGGGCGTTAATCTGAGCGAAGCGCAAAGTGATGGGAGAGCCCCCTTGCGCATCGCGGTGTCGCAAGGAAATCTTGAAATGGTGAAGGTGCTCCTCGATAACGGTGCAGATCCCAACGCACAAACGCCAGATGGCTTCTCGGCCCTTCACCTGGCTGTGGAAAAATGGTTTTCCGACGCCGTTGCTGTTTTGTCAGGAAATGGCGCAGATGTAAATGCCACGGATAAACGAGGCCGGACTCCCCTTGCACTGGCCGCAGAGGCGAACAATGTAGATTGTGTCGAGATTTTAATGAGGAGCGGTACCATATCTGGCGCAGTCGTGACAGAGATACTGTTCAACGCTGTCGAACGTAACGCTTTCAAGTTGGTCCAGAAATTATTGGAGGGAGGTGCTAGTGCTAATCAGAAATATCCTCTGAAAACACCCCACCAATTCGAACCTCTAGGCTACTACATCAAGATGGGCATCTATCATGAAGATCCCGTTGAAGCAACGCCGATTCATTTTGCGTATGCCTGTGCTGATGAGGAAATGGTGAAGTTATTATTGGATTATGGGGCTGACCCAAACGTCGAGTTTGGGGGGTCATTTGACACGCCAATCAAAATTGCTATTGTTAGACGCAAGGCAAGTCTTATGAGACTTCTCCTCAAGATTGGCGGCACCATCCGTGATCGCGGTTACCTTTTACACTTAGCAATGTTGAAAGGAAGCTGCGATGCCGTAGAAGTTTTATTGGAGAACGGTTGTGATGTTAACTTTCAGGATGCCGGAGATTACAAATTACTCCGAGctgcttttatttttcaagatgaaaattgCCTAGAAATGATCATGAAGTATGGAGTTTCTCTCAGTTTTAGTGAGCTTGTGgcgttgaattttttgcattgtgtttttttggaaaaaatcctCTCATACTATCTCGCAGATCTGGAGGAGCCTGCTGAATCGGAAGTGCGAACATTCTTCGAAAGCATCGATTTGCCTGATTGGGATTGGAGTCGATACAGTACGAGGGAGGAAGGAGATGAAGCGAAAATGGATTATCAGCGTGCCGCCAGAACATCCGTCAAAGTTTTCGTGCGACATTTGGTCAAACTGAAAGTGCTAGGAAAGAAGATCAATGAAGATTTGATACCGGCATCTCTCAGTGGCTACTTTAAGCTTGGTACTTTTCAAGCAAAGTGTGAACATGAGCTTAAGCGCATTAAAGAAACGGTGGTCCGCAAGAACGCTGTTTCGTACCATGATCCTCTGACGAAGGACCTGCATTCCGTGTGCCGATGTCTTGGAAATGAAAAGTTACGACGAAAGCTTCATTTTCACGATTACCATAGCGAATTCCCCCTGTATGGCCGGATTATCAGTTGTCGTGTAAAACTAGGCTCCTGGAGGCGCGAATTTTTCATCGGTGGTATGAAAGCGTTCAATAGGTTGGTTATTCGACTACCTAAATTGCCTCGCGAATTGAAGGAAGATATCCTACAATTTCTGAGTATCCAAGATTTAATAAGACTGCGTCTTCTCTTTCCCAGTTAG